DNA from Verrucomicrobiota bacterium:
TTATGTAGTTCCATTGCCCTGGAAGCATACCATGACTATTTTTGGGAGTTACGCAGAGTCAGATGACGCAGAAGAAACAACTTTTCCTCAACCAGGACAGCCACAATTTAATCAAGAGGGCTCAAGTTGGCAGGCAAGTTTTCGTTATGAGGCTCCCTTACCTAGTGTCTTTGATATAAATCACGCGTTGACTTTTGGCTACGACTTCAAGCAGAGTGACAATGACTTGGAATTTGGAGACACTCGTGTGTTAGGTCAAACCACAGATGTCAGCCAATTCAATTTGAATTATGCTCTAGGTTATGCGGATCCATGGGGGAGTACCCAATTCAGTGTAACAGGCTTCTGGAGTCCTGGAGATATGACCGGACATAACCACCCAGAGCAGTATGAGAGTGTCAGAGCTCAAGCCGGACCTGACTATTTGTATGCCAAGTTTGGGTTAGATCGTGTGACGCGATTGCCTGGAGATTTTACCTGGATTCTTGAGGCAGATGCTCAAATATCAAATGAGAATCTAATATCTAGTGAGCAATTCGGCATAGGCGGCTATACCACCGTGCGTGGTTATGACGAACGCGAAGCAGGTGGCGGAGATGAGGGATGGTTAATTCGCAATGAAATACGAACACCCTCTATCAGTTTGGGTCAGATTTTCCAGACAGAAGCGTGGAACGACCAATGGCAGTTTCTGGTTTTTTGGGACTATGGAGTCATGCATAAAGTAGACCTGTTAACAACACAGGACCCGTTTACTGAAGAAGATAATAACATCATTCTCTCCGGTGCAGGTGTTGGTTTCCGGCTGACTATCAGTCCTTATGTGACAGCTCGTTTTGATTATGCTTGGCAGCTGACAGATACGAATATCGATAAGGGTGCTTCAGAGAGATTACGAGATCGTGGACTTAATTCTCGAGCACACATGGGCATAACCATCAGTTATTAACAGCCACACAACATTTTCCGCAACAAAAGCCGTTCATGGAAAAAAATTCCAGTCATATTTGACTTATTAGAGTGATCAAACGGCTTTAGCCAGAGATGGAGAATTTTTCCCCTTCATCATTAGGGAATATTTAGATCTTTGGCTTAAAGCATAATTCTTGGCTCTAGGGCCGATAATTCATAAAAGAACAGACTAATTTTTTGAAATGTATCCGCATCTGTAATGTGTAAGGATCCTGAACGTATCAAGCCAATGGGATTGCTCAAAATGAGCTGCCTAAGTTCTTTGACTTTCTATCTCAGCACTGTTGAGCTTGCCAGTAACCCATCTGGT
Protein-coding regions in this window:
- a CDS encoding ShlB/FhaC/HecB family hemolysin secretion/activation protein; this encodes MDWSIQRLLWSMLGIWLFSSTTAYAQNYEKIAPKIPQSTSGSLEKLEEAEPPEPTNSQVILPELKGLLFYSKSTMLENQDAPPLQSVTIWDVGLLNDLEFMRRMNTYLGEPLTLDGINQIAWEVVRFFREKDRPVVDSVIPEQAIENGILRILVIEGKLGRVKVEGNKWFSAKLIGGMVKFNEGDAISYEKANRELDWVNRNPFREVSLVYSKGDEYGKTDVILRVRDRFPVRFYTTLDDSGYDQTGLERISTGFNWGNAFFLDHLMNYQFTTSGHFNMFHAHSGSYVVPLPWKHTMTIFGSYAESDDAEETTFPQPGQPQFNQEGSSWQASFRYEAPLPSVFDINHALTFGYDFKQSDNDLEFGDTRVLGQTTDVSQFNLNYALGYADPWGSTQFSVTGFWSPGDMTGHNHPEQYESVRAQAGPDYLYAKFGLDRVTRLPGDFTWILEADAQISNENLISSEQFGIGGYTTVRGYDEREAGGGDEGWLIRNEIRTPSISLGQIFQTEAWNDQWQFLVFWDYGVMHKVDLLTTQDPFTEEDNNIILSGAGVGFRLTISPYVTARFDYAWQLTDTNIDKGASERLRDRGLNSRAHMGITISY